A region of the Anguilla anguilla isolate fAngAng1 chromosome 16, fAngAng1.pri, whole genome shotgun sequence genome:
GGCGGTGCTGTTGCCGATGAAGGTGGCGGACATCTTGAGCCCGCGGGGAGGGATGTCGCACACGGCCACCTTCACGTTGTTGGGGATCCATTCCACAAAGTAGCTGCTGTTCTTGCTCTGGATGGCCAGCATCTGCTCGTCCACCTCCTTCATGGACATGCGTCCCCTGAAGACTGTTGCCACGGTGAGGTACCGGCCGTGGCGGGGGTCGCAGGCGGCCATCATGTTCTTGGCGTCGAACATCTGCTGGGTGAGCTCGGGCACAGTGAGGGCGCGGTACTGCTGGCTCCCGCGGGCTGTAAGGGGGGCGAAGCCTGGCATGAAGAAGTGCAGGCGGGGGAAGGGCACCATGTTGACGGCCAGCTTGCGCAGGTCGGCGTTGAGTTGCCCGGGGAACCTGAGGGAGGTGGTCACACCGCTCATGGTGGCCGACACCAGGTGGTTCAAGTCCCCGtaggtgggcgtggccagctTGAGGGTGCGGAAGCAGATGTCGTAGAGCGCCTCGTTGTCGATGCAGTAGGTCTCATCTGTGTTTTCCACCAGCTGGTGGATGGAAAGGGTGGCATTGTAAGGCTCCACCACCGTGTCGGACACCTTCGGGGAAGGCACCACGCTGAAGGTGTTCATGATGCGGTCGGGGTACTCCTCTCGCACTTTGCTGATGAGCAGGGTGCCCATGCCAGAGCCGGTGCCCCCGCCCAGGGAGTGGGTGAGCTGGAAGCCCTGCAGGCAGTCACAGTTCTCACACTCCTTCCTCACCACGTCCAGTACAGAGTCCACCAGCTCCGCCCCTTCTGTGTAGTGGCCCTTGGCCCAGTTGTTCCCTGCTCCACTCTGGCCTGTGGGGTTACAGCAACAGAActattcatttcttttctttacatGTCCCTCATTCTCACCAAATATTCAAATTCAGCAATAAAACTTATGACCTTACATATCATGGAACggcattattttgtgttttcaaacAGCACTAAAGGAATCCAATATGAAATTACACAGTCCTCTGTGTTTgtgatattattatatttgtcGTAATTCTTGCAATCTCCTTTACCATGAAGGCTCCTTTCATCAACCGCACTGTTTGGGAGTGAAAGAGTTAACTCCAGTCAGTTGAGTGATGAATCTCTCAGAGACCCACGgcagcagacccccccccccccccgactggtCTAATAAAAGCCATTGATTTCTCCAGGCTTGACGGATGCAACACTAGAGCAGCTCCACACCCTTGTCGGTAGAGCCAAGGACATATGCTGTCAATAAGGCCGCTCATCCTACACCTCAGGGTGAATGACCTCGGACTGAAATGGGGACAGCTGCTTCTGAAGACTGTTAAATTTACAACATGGTACCGGCCCTGCATGCAGTATTTCTTCTCTATTAAAGATCCACATGCTATTTCAGTCACTAGTAGAAATAATGTTTAACTGCTAATGAACAGTGTGCACCGTTTAAAACTCAAAGATGCATCAGAATTATATGATGGTTGTTTTTTCCAGGGCATCATCAGTTTCTTTGTCAAGGAGCAAGGCCCTTGTCTTCGCTGaccaaaccgcccccccccccccccccactcccctccccccagggaCTGCACTGACCAAAGATGAAGTTGTCTGGTCTGAACAGATGGCCAAAGGCTCCAGAGCGAACACTGTCCATGGTCCCAGGCTCCAGGTCCACCAAGATGGCTCTGGGCACATACTTGGAGGctaagtgagaaaaaaaagacaacggatacattttaaaaatccattattCTTTCAACCAGCTAACCTCACACATCCCAGAACCAAAACCAATTTCCATCATTTACCCCTATTTCCTATATTGGAGAGAATGTACTCACATTTTCAAGTGATCTTTCATATTAGAgagactttttttgttgctttcatCCCAATTTGTTATAagaagaaaattttaaatacatgaaatggCAAGAGGAacatatttctgtctgtctgactatTGCTTATTATGCTCTGAGCAGTACAGGACTTCATTAGTAACGAGCCACTCACAGGACGCCTCGTTGTAATAGACGCTGATCCTCTccagctgcaggtcagagtctcCTACGTAGTTTCCGGTGGGGTCGATGCCGTGTTCATCACTGATCACTTCCCAGAACTGCAACAGTAAAGCAGACCAACTGAGTGTGCAGCCGTACAAGAACTTTGCCTTGAATTCAATGGCTGcaagtacacatacagtatgtcaacacacagagaaatataTTATGAGGGCAGAAATTGTATACACAGGAAGTatactatatacagtatgaatatgcatgtgcatagGGTGGCAAGAAATATTTAACCTGTCAGTTCTGCTCTCAATGGTCTCAATTCTACTTTTCTCAGTTTCCAGTATGAAAAAAGGCTAAGGAACATATTTGCctactaaaataaaatttaaaaaaacctcagtAAGTGCCAGCGTAAGGCCACATGATACAGTAGTTTGGTGGttcctaaccctgttcctggaagtctaccaacctgttttcatttcagccataaTTTGGCATACTGTACGTGATTCCACTAATTGGCAGCTCAACGTGATCTCTAGCTGTGGaatgagttgtgctttgttagagttggagtgaaagccaacaggatg
Encoded here:
- the LOC118215741 gene encoding tubulin beta-3 chain, coding for MREIVHIQAGQCGNQIGAKFWEVISDEHGIDPTGNYVGDSDLQLERISVYYNEASSSKYVPRAILVDLEPGTMDSVRSGAFGHLFRPDNFIFGQSGAGNNWAKGHYTEGAELVDSVLDVVRKECENCDCLQGFQLTHSLGGGTGSGMGTLLISKVREEYPDRIMNTFSVVPSPKVSDTVVEPYNATLSIHQLVENTDETYCIDNEALYDICFRTLKLATPTYGDLNHLVSATMSGVTTSLRFPGQLNADLRKLAVNMVPFPRLHFFMPGFAPLTARGSQQYRALTVPELTQQMFDAKNMMAACDPRHGRYLTVATVFRGRMSMKEVDEQMLAIQSKNSSYFVEWIPNNVKVAVCDIPPRGLKMSATFIGNSTAIQELFKRISEQFTAMFRRKAFLHWYTGEGMDEMEFTEAESNMNDLVSEYQQYQDATAEEEGEMYEDDDEESEIQGQK